Proteins from one Gasterosteus aculeatus chromosome 11, fGasAcu3.hap1.1, whole genome shotgun sequence genomic window:
- the dock6 gene encoding dedicator of cytokinesis protein 7 isoform X2 produces MTSTASERRAFAHKINRTVAAEVRKQVSRDYGSPLLTKKRGGAHQPLPLTEVVEPVDFEEYVSSHAPGVEPGPLRQLTEFPHDDLELLQLDKECTTLEPPLPEENDALDPRVRDALAVYTEDWLVIQRKYLPYSTTYTPHNSERQRERQRGLVKQTFELDEAAAAERQDDQDDAKRRSVSLDETPRGSWASSIFDLKNSSPDALLPSVLERAAAEEMDRRNTEARLQGRHSALLGLYPPPDEDEAVERCSVPEVPKEHCGQRIMVKCLSLKFEIEIEPIFGTLALYDVKEKKKISENFYFDLNSDQMKGLLKPHTPHIAISTLARSAIFSITYPSADIFLVIKLEKVLQQGDIGECCEPYMVMKESDSSKHKEKLEKLRLQAEQSCGRLGQFRMPFAWTAIHLLNIVSSVGGLDRSDPDSDSERKGHGTWNERKKKGFERMSVGDELCNFATFRPATLTVTNFFKQEGDRLSDEDLYKYLADMRRPSSVLRRLRPVTAQLKIDISPAPDSPHYCLSPELLHVKPYPDLRVRPTKDVLEFPARHVYTPHTTYRNLLYVYPQSLNFSSRQGSVRNIAVKVQFMAGEDPGQALSVIFGKSSCSEFIRDAYTPIIYHNKSPEFYEEIKMKIPANLTDNHHLLFTFFHISCQTKQNTPLETPVGYTWIPLMQHGRLRTGSFSLPVSVEKPPPSYSVLTPDVQLPGMKWVDNHKGVFNVEVTAASSVHTQDPHLDKFFTLVYVLEEYSFPFRLKDVIISEANMEGELKASMAALRGALLDTCVRFLHQLLNKLIQLIIYPPVIAGQIVNLGRAAFEAMALLVNQIHKNLEGNQDQHGRNNLLASYVHYCFRLPTAEPTVPPAAGAQSYDMPMQYATLSRTTVRPSSLQLARSKSISNSNPDLASTPVSPDEEVQRIIAGKGIDRSHSWVNSAYAPGGSRSVLRRNPNSSCELKQLLHEELALQWVVSTSSVREAALQQAWFFFQLLTKSMTHHLFLTSKLDVPRRQRFPDRFVDDVAALVCAISADISTRYHKDVELVERLNSSLAFFLNDLLSLMDRGFVFNLIRSYYKQIGNKLHTAQNPSALIALRVDFTRIVCSHEHYVALNLPCSTLSPPASPSPSTSSTTSQSSAFSSMVQDQGVATMFDLSVPFRQQHFLSGLLLTELALILDPDGEWVFFLHKKAISAVHSLLCSHDADLRYTDPQVRAHIAQLYLPLIPIVMDTFPQLHDFSDPSPARCRHASAHADDTDPDSGNTISQSVAMAIAGSPLPHVKANPFALPTAAGRQSNSLSAECSRTLLVSFLWVLKNADAVLLERWVSDLSVLQINRLLDLLHLCVSCFEYKGRKSLERINSLTFKKSQDMKARLEEAILGTIGARQEMVRRCRERSPYGSQENVRWRKNVTHWRQNTDRVDKTKAEVEQESVVDGNLATEASLIVLDTLEIVVKTVVASELKESVLGGVLRVLLHSMAGNQSALFLQHCFTTQRALVFKFPEMLFEEDTELCADLCLRLLRHCSSSVGSVRSHASASLYLLMRQNFEIGNNFARVKMQVTMSLSSLVGTSQNFNEEHLRHSLKTILTYAEEDLELRDTPFPEQVQDLVFNLHMILTDTVKMKEHQQDPEMLIDLMYRIAKGYQNSPDLRLTWLQNMAGKHSERGNHAEAAHCLVHSAALVAEYLNMLEDCRYLPIGCVTFQNISSNVLEESAVSDDVLSPEEEGICAGKYFSESGLVGLLEQAAASFNMAAMYEAINEVYKILLPIHEANRDFKKLATVHGKLQDAFNKVYNQSSGWERMFGTYFRVGFYGCRFGDLDEQEFVYKEPSITKLAEISHRLEEFYSERFGDEMVEIIKDSSPVDKNKLDPNKAYLQITYVEPFFDTYELKERITYFDKNYNLRTFMYCTPFTLDGRAHGDLNEQYKRKSILTTSHAFPYIKTRINVIHKEEIILVPMEVAIEDMQKKTQELAFATNQDPADAKMLQMVLQGSVGTTVNQGPLEVAQVFLSDIPDDPKLFRHHNKLRLCFKDFTKRCEDALRKNKALIGPDQKEYHREMERNYNKLKEALGPLINRKIPQLYRTLPALATQTQRNSFSRSSLRRADC; encoded by the exons ATGACATCCACCGCGAGCGAGAGGAGGGCGTTCGCTCATAAAATCAACCG GACGGTAGCTGCAGAGGTCCGAAAACAAGTGTCCAGAGACTACGGCTCTCCCCTGCTGACCAAGAAACGAGGAGGCGCACACCAGCCT ctgcccCTGACGGAGGTGGTGGAGCCGGTGGACTTTGAGGAGTATGTGAGCAGTCACGCTCCCGGGGTGGAGCCCGGTCCGCTCAGACAGCTAACGGAGTTCCCCCACGACGACCtggagctcctccagctggacAAAGAGTGCACGACACTGGAGCCTCCGCTGCCCGAGGAGAACGA cGCCCTGGATCCCAGGGTGAGAGACGCCCTGGCAGTCTACACAGAAGACTGGCTCGTCATTCAAAGGAA ATATCTGCCCTACAGCACCACGTACACCCCTCACAACTCTGAGCGCCAGAGGGAGAGGCAGCGCGGGCTGGTCAAACAGACCTTTGAGCTggatgaggctgctgctgctgagcgcCAGGACGACCAG GATGACGCAAAGCGCCGGTCGGTCAGCCTCGACGAGACCCCCCGGGGGAGCTGGGCCTCCAGTATCTTTGACCTGAAGAATTCCTCCCCGGACGCTCTCCTGCCGTCCGTGCTGGAACGTGCGGCCGCAGAGGAGATGGACCGGCGTAATACCGAGGCACGCCTGCAGGGGCGCCACAGCGCCCTGCTGGGCCTGTACCCGCCCCCCGATGAG GATGAAGCAGTAGAGCGATGCTCTGTCCCTGAAGTGCCCAAGGAGCACTGTGGCCAGAGAATCATGGTCAAGTGTCTGTCACTGAA GTTTGAAATAGAAATTGAGCCGATATTTGGAACACTTGCCCTGTATGATgtcaaggagaagaaaaag ATCTCTGAGAATTTCTACTTCGACCTGAACTCGGATCAGATGAAAGGGCTGCTCAAACCCCACACACCTCACATAGCCATTTCCACACTGGCGCGGTCAGCCATTTTCTCCATCACTTACCCTTCTGCTGATATCTTCTTGGTCATCAAG CTTGAGAAAGTCCTTCAACAAGGAGACATTGGAGAGTGTTGTGAACCCTACATGGTCATGAAAGAGTCCGATTCGTCCAAG CACAAGGAGAAGCTGGAGAAGCTGCGTCTGCAGGCGGAGCAGTCGTGCGGCCGTCTCGGCCAATTTCGAATGCCTTTTGCCTGGACGGCCATTCACCTGCTGAACATCGTCAGCAGCGTGGGCGGTCTGGATCGGTCGGACCCCGACTCTGACTCTG AGCGGAAAGGTCACGGGACGTGgaatgagaggaagaagaagggctTTGAGCGGATGAGTGTTGGAGATGAGCTGTGCAACTTTGCCACTTTCCGTCCAGCAACACTGACCGTCACCAACTTCTTTAAACAG GAGGGGGACAGGCTGAGTGACGAGGACCTCTACAAGTACCTGGCAGATATGCGCCGACCGTCCTCCGTTCTGCGCCGACTGAGGCCCGTCACAG CCCAGTTAAAGATTGACATCTCTCCGGCTCCGGACTCGCCTCATTACTGTCTGTCACCTGAGCTGCTTCACGTGAAGCCGTACCCCGACCTGCGTGTTCGCCCGACAAAGGACGTGCTGGAGTTCCCTGCTCGCCACGTGTACACGCCCCATACCACCTACAG AAACTTGCTGTATGTTTACCCACAAAGTCTGAACTTCAGCAGTCGTCAGGGCTCAGTGAGGAACATTGCTGTGAAGGTCCAGTTCATGGCGGGCGAGGACCCCGGGCAAGCTCTGTCG GTCATCTTTGGGAAGTCGAGTTGTTCCGAGTTCATTCGAGACGCGTACACCCCCATCATCTACCACAACAA GTCTCCTGAGTTCTATGAGGAGATTAAAATGAAGATTCCTGCCAACCTGACAGACAACCACCATCTGCTGTTCACCTTCTTCCACATCAGCTGCCAGACCAAACAGAACACTCCTCTGGAGACGCCTGTGGGCTACACG TGGATCCCTCTGATGCAGCACGGCCGACTCCGCACCGGCTCCTTCAGTTTGCCCGTCTCGGTGGAAAAGCCCCCGCCCAGCTACTCCGTGCTCACCCCCGAC GTTCAGCTCCCGGGCATGAAGTGGGTGGATAATCACAAAGGCGTGTTTAACGTCGAGGTGACGGCGGCCTCCTCGGTTCATACTCAG GACCCCCACCTGGATAAGTTCTTCACTCTAGTGTACGTTCTGGAGGAGTACTCCTTCCCCTTCCGCCTGAAGGACGTCATCATCAGCGAGGCGAACATGGAGGGGGAGCTGAAGGCCAGCATGGCTGCGTTGAGAGGAGCTCTGCTGGATACCTGTGTCAGGTTCCTGCACCAGCTGCTCAACAAGCTCATTCAGCTCATCATCTACCCACCGGTCATCGCCGGGCAGATCG TGAACCTGGGCCGGGCTGCATTCGAAGCTATGGCCTTATTGGTCAACCAGATCCACAAGAACCTGGAGGGCAACCAGGACCAACACGGCCGCAACAACCTGCTGGCGTCCTACGTCCACTACTGCTTCCGCCTGCCGACCGCCGAGCCGACGGTGCCCCCAGCAG CCGGCGCGCAGTCCTACGACATGCCGATGCAATACGCCACCTTGTCGAGGACAACCGTCCGGCCGAGCAGCCTCCAGCTGGCCCGCTCCAAGAGTATCAGCAACTCCAACCCGGACCTGGCCAGCACCCCGGTTTCTCCCGACGAGGAGGTGCAGAGGATCATCGCCGGCAAG GGTATTGACCGTTCCCACTCCTGGGTAAACTCTGCTTATGCCCCCGGGGGCTCCAGATCTGTGCTACGCCGAAACCCAAACTCCAGCTGTGAGCTCAAGCAG CTGCTGCACGAGGAGCTGGCGTTGCAGTGGGTGGTCAGCACCAGCTCGGTGAGGGAGGCGGCGCTGCAGCAAGCCTGGTTTTTCTTCCAGCTCTTG ACAAAGAGCATGACCCATCACTTATTCCTGACCTCCAAATTGGACGTTCCCCGGCGTCAGCGTTTCCCGGACCGCTTTGTGGACGATGTCGCTGCACTTGTGTGTGCCATCAGTGCAGACATCTCCACTCGATACCACAAG GATGTGGAGCTTGTGGAGAGGCTGAATAGCAGTCTGGCCTTCTTCCTGAACGACCTGCTGTCTCTCATGGACCGGGGCTTTGTGTTCAACCTCATCCGCTCCTACTACAAACAG ATTGGCAACAAGCTTCACACGGCGCAGAACCCCAGCGCTCTGATCGCCCTGAGAGTGGACTTCACTCGCATCGTCTGCAGCCACGAGCACTACGTCGCCCTCAACCTGCCGTGCTCCACCCTCAGCCCTCCGgcctccccctcaccctccacctcctccaccacctcacaG AGTTCTGCCTTTTCCAGTATGGTGCAAGACCAGGGAGTGGCCACCATGTTTGATCTCTCCGTCCCTTTCCGCCAGCAGCACTTCCTGTCCGGGCTGCTGCTTACTGAGCTCGCGCTCATCCTCGACCCCGATGGAGAATG GGTTTTCTTCCTTCATAAAAAGGCCATCAGTGCTGTCCACTCCCTGCTGTGCAGCCACGATGCAGACCTTCGTTACACTGACCCTCAGGTCAGAGCCCACATCGCTCAGCTCTACCTGCCTCTCATCCCCATCGTCATGGACACGTTTCCTCAGCTCCACGACTTCTCTG ACCCCTCTCCTGCTCGGTGCCGCCACGCTTCAGCCCACGCCGACGATACCGACCCAGACAGCGGCAACACTATCAGTCagtctgttgccatggcgattgCCGGCTCCCCGTTGCCGCATGTCAAAGCCAACCCGTTTGCGCTGCCCACAGCG GCCGGGCGCCAGTCCAACTCTCTGTCTGCCGAGTGCAGCAGGACTCTGCTGGTGAGCTTCCTGTGGGTTCTGAAGAATGCAGATGCTGTTCTCCTGGAGCGCTGGGTGTCCGATTTATCCGTCCTGCAGATCAACCGCCTGCTGGATCTGCTGCATCTCTGTGTGTCCTGCTTTGAATACAAG GGGAGGAAGTCTCTGGAGAGGATCAACAGCCTGACGTTTAAAAAGTCTCAGGACATGAAGGCCCGACTGGAAGAGGCCATACTGGGAACCATCGGGGCTCGTCAGGAGATGGTCCGCCGCTGCAGGG AAAGGAGTCCCTACGGAAGCCAAGAGAATGTCAGGTGGAGGAAGAATGTCACTCACTGGAGACAAAACACAGACCGAGTCGACAA GACTAAAGCTGAAGTGGAGCAGGAGTCTGTGGTGGATGGCAACTTGGCCACTGAGGCCTCTCTGATCGTACTGGACACACTGGAGATTGTAGTCAAG ACTGTGGTGGCTTCAGAGCTAAAGGAAAGTGTTCTGGGTGGAGTGTTGAGAGTTCTCCTCCACAGCATGGCGGGCAACCAGAGCGCCCTCTTCCTGCAGCACTGCTTCACTACACAGAGAGCTCTGGTCTTCAAG TTCCCAGAGATGCTGTTTGAAGAGGACACGGAGCTTTGTGCCGACCTGTGCCTGCGGCTCCTGCGTCACTGCAGCAGTAGCGTCGGCTCCGTCAGAAGTCACGCCTCCGCTTCTCTTTACCTGCTCATGAGGCAGAACTTTGAGATTGGAAAT AACTTTGCTCGAGTGAAGATGCAGGTCACAATGTCCCTCTCCTCACTGGTGGGAACGTCGCAAAACTTTAACGAGGAGCATCTTCGACACTCGCTCAAGACAATCCTGACGTACGCTGAAGAGGACCTGGAGTTGCGCGACACGCCCTTCCCAGAGCAG GTCCAGGATTTGGTGTTCAACCTGCACATGATTCTTACTGACACGGTCAAGATGAAAGAGCATCAACAGGATCCAGAGATGCTCATTGACCTGATGTACAG GATTGCAAAGGGCTACCAGAACTCGCCTGACCTGCGTCTGACGTGGCTCCAGAATATGGCAGGAAAACACTCGGAGAGAGGGAACCACGCCGAAGCGGCCCACTGTCTGGTCCACAGCGCAGCGCTGGTGGCTGAATACCTCAACATGCTGGAGGACTGCCGCTACCTGCCAATTGGTTGTGTGACGTTTCAG AATATTTCGTCCAACGTATTGGAAGAGTCCGCCGTATCCGATGACGTGCtctctccagaggaggaggggatttGTGCTGGGAAGTACTTCAGTGAGTCCGGTCTGGTGGGTCTCCTGGAGCAAGCGGCTGCCTCTTTTAACATG GCCGCCATGTACGAGGCCATAAACGAAGTGTACAAGATTCTGCTGCCCATCCATGAAGCCAACAGGGACTTCAAAAAGCTCGCCACTGTGCACGGCAAGCTGCAGGACGCCTTCAACAAAGTCTACAACCAG AGTTCAGGATGGGAG AGGATGTTTGGGACCTACTTCCGAGTGGGTTTCTATGGCTGCCGGTTTGGAGACCTGGATGAACAAGAGTTTGTCTACAAGGAGCCATCCATCACCAAATTAGCCGAGATCTCACACAGACTGGAG GAGTTCTACTCAGAAAGGTTTGGGGATGAGATGGTTGAAATTATCAAGGACTCCAGCCCGGTCGACAAAAACAAACTGGATCCCAACAAG GCCTACCTCCAGATCACCTACGTTGAACCATTCTTCGACACGTACGAGCTCAAGGAGAGAATCACCTACTTTGACAAGAACTACAACCTGCGTACCTTCATGTACTGTACTCCCTTCACACTGGACGGCAGAGCCCACGGCGACCTGAACGAACAGTACAAACGCAAAAGCATCCTGACGACGTCTCACGCCTTCCCTTACATCAAGACGCGCATCAACGTCATCCACAAGGAAGAG ATCATTCTGGTCCCCATGGAGGTGGCCATAGAGGACATGCAGAAGAAGACTCAGGAGCTGGCCTTCGCCACAAACCAGGACCCTGCAGACGCCAAGATGCTGCAGATGGTCCTGCAGGGCTCCGTGGGCACCACAGTCAACCAG GGCCCCCTCGAGGTGGCGCAGGTCTTTCTCTCAGACATTCCTGATGATCCAAAGCTGTTTCGCCATCACAACAAACTGCGCCTCTGCTTTAAAGACTTCACTAAGAG GTGTGAGGATGCCCTGAGGAAGAATAAAGCCCTGATTGGTCCCGATCAAAAGGAGTAccacagagagatggagaggaattACAATAAACTAAAAGAAGCTTTAGGTCCTCTCATCAACCGCAAGATCCCCCAACTATACAGAACCCTGCCGGCTCTggctacacaaacacaacg GAACTCCTTCAGTCGGTCCAGTCTCCGCAGGGCTGACTGTTGA